One stretch of Comamonas testosteroni DNA includes these proteins:
- the trpA gene encoding tryptophan synthase subunit alpha, translating into MSRITATFNKLKEEGRKALIPYVTAGFPFAAITPPLMHGMVEAGADVIELGVPFSDPMADGPTIQRAGDKAIANGVGLSQVLAYVAEFRKKDQTTPVVLMGYANPVERYDQIHGEDAFVNHAAAAGVDGVLIVDYPPEECEEFAAKLKARDMDLIFLLAPTSTDERMQQVARVASGYVYYVSLKGVTGSGALDTSAVEAMLPRIRQHVSVPVGVGFGIRDAQTAQTVGQVADAVIIGSRIIDLLDNQPHEKIVPLAIDFLRGVRKALDA; encoded by the coding sequence ATGAGCCGAATTACCGCCACCTTCAACAAGCTCAAGGAAGAAGGCCGCAAGGCCTTGATTCCCTATGTGACAGCAGGTTTCCCGTTCGCCGCCATCACCCCGCCCCTCATGCACGGCATGGTGGAAGCCGGTGCCGACGTGATCGAGCTGGGCGTGCCCTTCTCCGACCCCATGGCCGACGGCCCCACCATCCAGCGTGCGGGCGACAAGGCCATCGCCAACGGCGTGGGTCTGAGCCAGGTGCTGGCCTATGTGGCCGAGTTCCGCAAAAAGGACCAGACCACGCCCGTGGTGCTCATGGGCTATGCCAACCCCGTGGAGCGCTACGATCAGATCCATGGCGAAGATGCCTTCGTCAACCATGCCGCCGCAGCCGGCGTCGATGGCGTGCTGATCGTGGACTATCCGCCCGAGGAATGCGAGGAGTTTGCAGCCAAGCTCAAGGCCCGCGACATGGACCTGATCTTCCTGCTGGCTCCCACCAGCACGGACGAGCGCATGCAGCAGGTGGCGCGCGTGGCCAGCGGCTATGTCTACTATGTCTCGCTCAAGGGCGTGACCGGTTCGGGCGCTCTGGACACCTCGGCCGTGGAGGCCATGCTGCCGCGCATTCGCCAGCATGTCAGCGTGCCCGTGGGCGTGGGTTTCGGCATTCGCGATGCCCAGACCGCACAGACCGTGGGCCAGGTTGCCGACGCCGTCATCATCGGCAGCCGCATCATTGACCTGCTCGACAACCAGCCCCACGAGAAGATCGTGCCTCTGGCAATAGACTTTCTGCGTGGTGTGCGAAAGGCTCTCGACGCATAA
- the trpB gene encoding tryptophan synthase subunit beta, producing MFEYQYPDVHGHFGRYGGSFASETLTHALTELREAYAKYQNDPEFIAEFQSELAHYVGRPSPVYHASRMSREMGGAQIYLKREDLNHTGAHKINNVIGQAMLAKRMGKPRIIAETGAGQHGVATATICARYGLECIVYMGAEDVKRQSPNVYRMKLLGATVVPVESGSKTLKDALNEAMRDWVANVDNTFYIIGTVAGPHPYPMMVRDFQKVIGDECLTQMPEFLGADKQPDAVVACVGGGSNAMGIFHPYIPYEDTKLFGVEAAGEGLESGKHSASLQKGSSGVLHGNRTFILQDENGQITETHSVSAGLDYPGVGPEHAWLQEIGRAQYVGITDQEALDAFHYLCRAEGIIPALESSHAVAYAMKLAKTMRADQSILVSLSGRGDKDIGTVADLSGAEYFDRPSMRGLTVKGAPGHDAAKAAAGGNKL from the coding sequence ATGTTTGAATACCAGTATCCCGACGTCCACGGCCATTTCGGTCGCTACGGCGGCAGCTTCGCCAGCGAAACCCTGACCCACGCTCTCACCGAGCTGCGTGAGGCCTACGCAAAGTATCAGAACGACCCCGAATTCATCGCCGAATTCCAGTCCGAGCTGGCCCACTATGTAGGTCGTCCCTCGCCCGTCTATCACGCCTCGCGCATGAGCCGTGAAATGGGCGGCGCGCAGATCTATCTGAAGCGCGAGGACCTCAACCACACAGGCGCACACAAGATCAACAATGTGATCGGCCAGGCCATGCTCGCCAAGCGCATGGGCAAGCCGCGCATCATTGCCGAGACAGGCGCCGGCCAGCATGGCGTGGCCACAGCCACCATCTGTGCACGCTACGGCCTCGAGTGCATCGTCTACATGGGTGCCGAGGACGTGAAGCGCCAGAGCCCCAATGTCTACCGCATGAAGCTGCTGGGCGCGACCGTGGTGCCCGTGGAGTCCGGCAGCAAGACCCTGAAGGATGCGCTCAACGAAGCCATGCGCGACTGGGTGGCCAATGTGGACAACACCTTCTACATCATCGGTACCGTGGCCGGCCCACACCCCTACCCCATGATGGTGCGCGACTTCCAGAAGGTCATCGGCGACGAGTGCCTGACGCAGATGCCCGAGTTCCTGGGCGCCGACAAGCAGCCCGACGCGGTAGTCGCCTGCGTGGGCGGCGGCAGCAATGCCATGGGCATCTTCCACCCCTATATCCCCTACGAAGACACCAAGCTGTTCGGCGTGGAAGCGGCTGGCGAAGGCCTGGAATCCGGCAAACACTCGGCCTCGCTGCAAAAAGGCAGCTCGGGCGTGCTGCACGGCAACCGCACCTTCATCCTGCAGGACGAAAACGGCCAGATCACCGAGACCCACTCGGTGAGCGCCGGCCTGGATTACCCCGGCGTGGGCCCCGAACATGCATGGCTGCAGGAAATCGGTCGCGCCCAGTACGTGGGCATCACCGACCAGGAAGCACTGGATGCCTTCCACTATCTGTGCCGCGCCGAAGGCATCATCCCGGCTCTGGAGTCCAGCCACGCCGTGGCCTATGCCATGAAGCTGGCCAAGACCATGCGCGCCGACCAGTCGATTCTCGTCAGCCTCTCCGGCCGCGGCGACAAGGACATCGGCACCGTGGCCGACCTGTCGGGTGCCGAATACTTCGACCGCCCTTCCATGCGCGGCCTCACCGTCAAGGGCGCTCCCGGACATGATGCGGCCAAGGCTGCCGCAGGGGGCAACAAGTTATGA
- a CDS encoding phosphoribosylanthranilate isomerase, whose protein sequence is MSSIAPRTRIKICGLTREQDVDAAVAAGADAVGFVLYAPSPRAVTLQRAAELARRLPPFVTPVLLFVNETATNVIAACDQIPNACVQFHGDESAADCEASTRGIQPWLRAARIPLGDDAAQFDLVEYAQRYSKAQAILLDAHVDGYGGGGKAFNWSLLPTSVDSHLVLSGGLTPANVTDGILQVRPRGLSLAVDVSSGVEAEGPDGKPLKGIKDAHKIHCFIAAVRAADAQILQTDTCLNTSIPTSTAISVATAAASPAKP, encoded by the coding sequence ATGTCTTCCATTGCCCCCCGCACCCGCATCAAGATCTGCGGCCTGACCCGCGAACAGGATGTCGACGCTGCAGTGGCCGCCGGAGCCGACGCCGTCGGCTTTGTGCTCTATGCGCCAAGCCCGCGCGCCGTGACGCTGCAACGTGCGGCCGAGCTGGCCCGGCGACTACCGCCCTTTGTCACACCTGTTTTGCTCTTTGTGAATGAAACAGCTACCAATGTGATAGCTGCCTGCGACCAGATACCAAACGCCTGCGTGCAATTTCATGGTGATGAATCGGCAGCGGATTGCGAAGCCTCCACCCGGGGCATCCAGCCCTGGTTGCGCGCAGCGCGCATACCCCTTGGAGACGATGCGGCGCAGTTTGACCTCGTAGAATATGCCCAACGTTATTCAAAGGCCCAAGCCATCCTGCTCGACGCCCATGTCGATGGTTATGGTGGCGGCGGCAAGGCATTCAATTGGTCACTTCTGCCAACAAGCGTCGACTCTCACCTCGTTTTGTCTGGTGGACTCACGCCTGCAAACGTGACCGATGGCATCTTGCAAGTGCGCCCTCGCGGGTTGTCTCTGGCCGTTGATGTGAGCTCTGGTGTCGAGGCCGAAGGTCCCGACGGCAAGCCTCTCAAAGGCATCAAGGATGCCCACAAGATTCATTGCTTCATTGCTGCCGTACGCGCAGCTGATGCCCAAATTTTGCAGACTGACACATGTTTGAATACCAGTATCCCGACGTCCACGGCCATTTCGGTCGCTACGGCGGCAGCTTCGCCAGCGAAACCCTGA
- the truA gene encoding tRNA pseudouridine(38-40) synthase TruA, producing MRIALGVSYNGQAYRGWQSQPDGNTVQDKLEAALGRFAAQEVSTICAGRTDSGVHGLMQVVHFDTELQRAPNSWVRGTNTFLPKDIAVQWAAEVADGLDGFHSRACATARRYAYVLLQSPVRPSVDHGRVGWVFQTLDAQRMRAAADLLLGEHDFSSFRAAGCQAKSPVKTLRRIDIHYRSAGQAPMRDGQMECGYWRFEFEGSAFLHHMIRNIMGCLIYVGQGSKPVEWMQQVLEARSREVAAPTFSPDGLYFLGPIYDTRWGLPVDTPPFAWLP from the coding sequence ATGCGCATAGCTCTTGGCGTCAGCTACAACGGTCAGGCCTATCGCGGCTGGCAAAGCCAACCCGATGGCAACACCGTACAAGACAAACTCGAAGCGGCCCTGGGCCGCTTTGCTGCTCAAGAAGTCTCCACCATCTGCGCCGGTCGCACCGATTCCGGTGTGCACGGCCTGATGCAGGTCGTGCACTTCGACACCGAGTTGCAGCGCGCGCCCAACTCCTGGGTGCGCGGCACCAACACCTTTCTGCCCAAGGACATTGCCGTGCAATGGGCGGCCGAGGTGGCCGACGGCCTGGATGGTTTCCATTCCCGCGCCTGTGCCACCGCACGTCGCTATGCCTATGTGTTGCTGCAGTCTCCTGTGCGCCCCAGCGTCGACCATGGCCGGGTGGGCTGGGTGTTTCAGACTCTGGATGCGCAGCGCATGCGCGCAGCCGCCGATCTGCTGCTGGGCGAGCATGATTTTTCGTCCTTTCGCGCCGCGGGCTGCCAGGCCAAGAGCCCGGTCAAGACCCTGCGCCGCATCGACATCCACTACCGCTCCGCTGGCCAGGCCCCCATGCGTGACGGACAGATGGAATGCGGCTACTGGCGTTTCGAGTTCGAGGGCAGCGCCTTTTTGCACCACATGATCCGCAACATCATGGGCTGCCTGATCTACGTGGGCCAGGGCTCCAAGCCCGTGGAATGGATGCAGCAAGTGCTGGAGGCACGCTCGCGTGAGGTTGCAGCCCCCACCTTCTCCCCTGACGGGCTGTACTTTCTCGGCCCCATTTACGATACACGCTGGGGCCTGCCTGTAGACACTCCCCCGTTTGCCTGGCTGCCCTGA